One genomic segment of Paenibacillus durus includes these proteins:
- a CDS encoding DUF2232 domain-containing protein — MKYRWTSVAWSIAYLLLLLSLSTPFLIITTLFMIIPAALLFTTLNTRQFILTIVPVWLVLGLISPFYILIAAYLIVPALVMGRRYKKKATASSTIFAGTITLLGEFLLLLLLGKTLFQFDLYSYVYDVLNEMRTMALSPMQEFGMGSFLGGSSEDLSNNSRAFIQVIPMALIMSSFVITVITHSIVRPILNSMGYAVPKLKPARDWRIPKSFIWYYLIATVIQLLFFKSDNSFMVMITANLVPLLRVCFIIQTIGFFFFIAHERNWNRIIPVMLAVMAIMLPPLWIIGIIDLVVPLREMVAKSKR; from the coding sequence TTGAAATATCGCTGGACATCCGTGGCCTGGAGTATTGCATACCTGCTCCTGCTGTTATCCCTGTCAACCCCGTTTCTCATCATCACGACACTGTTTATGATTATTCCGGCCGCCCTGTTGTTCACTACGCTGAATACAAGGCAGTTTATTTTAACGATTGTGCCCGTATGGCTTGTCCTGGGGCTGATCAGCCCGTTTTATATACTAATAGCCGCATACCTGATTGTTCCCGCGCTCGTAATGGGACGGCGATATAAGAAAAAAGCCACAGCCTCTTCGACGATATTTGCCGGCACGATTACCCTTTTGGGAGAATTTCTGTTGCTCCTCCTTCTGGGAAAGACTCTTTTTCAGTTCGATCTGTATAGTTATGTATACGATGTGCTGAATGAGATGCGGACGATGGCTCTGTCCCCGATGCAGGAATTCGGTATGGGGAGCTTCCTGGGAGGAAGTTCAGAGGACCTCAGCAACAACAGCCGCGCGTTCATTCAGGTCATTCCAATGGCGCTGATTATGTCTTCGTTCGTAATTACTGTGATCACACACTCGATTGTCCGGCCGATTCTGAACAGTATGGGGTATGCCGTACCCAAGCTGAAGCCTGCGCGTGATTGGAGAATTCCCAAATCCTTTATTTGGTATTATTTAATCGCCACAGTGATTCAGTTGCTCTTCTTTAAATCGGATAACAGCTTTATGGTAATGATTACGGCCAACTTGGTTCCGCTGCTGCGGGTTTGCTTTATAATCCAGACGATTGGTTTCTTCTTCTTTATCGCCCATGAACGGAATTGGAACAGGATTATTCCGGTTATGCTGGCGGTAATGGCCATTATGCTGCCTCCGCTGTGGATTATCGGGATTATTGATCTGGTGGTGCCGCTGCGGGAAATGGTGGCCAAATCGAAACGATAG
- a CDS encoding LCP family protein: MKWKKRYIALIVLLVIIAGGGYLFRKPLTVLAFDLFLSDRVESTLAQKSYQPLTTNEDNSVKPEPISYKSEPFSVMLLGTDQRKTETARSDTMIYAVVRPEDYKVLLISIPRDTYTEIIGHDGGKKDKITHAYAFGGQQMAKDTLEALLGHDIQYYATINFQGLKDTVDALGGLPLPIQKTIENKGKDHEKFTIVGGKSFYNGEESLNYVRYREDSDFNRTKRQQVFLDVLANKMLSLNQIGNVSELLNILGDNFKTDMEPTMITDLAKKFLGGKEMDISSFTVMGEGTRIDGVYYDVVNDEDLNKAKAMIDNWMNAGTPVDQLIEPGKAGDALEAKATSAAH; the protein is encoded by the coding sequence ATAAAGTGGAAAAAAAGATATATTGCCTTAATTGTACTTTTGGTCATTATCGCCGGAGGAGGGTATTTATTCCGTAAGCCGCTGACTGTTCTGGCCTTCGATCTGTTCCTGTCGGACAGGGTAGAAAGTACGCTGGCACAGAAATCTTACCAGCCGCTCACGACGAATGAGGATAATTCCGTAAAGCCTGAGCCGATATCCTATAAGAGCGAGCCTTTCTCTGTGATGCTGCTTGGCACCGACCAGCGTAAGACGGAAACGGCCCGGTCCGATACAATGATCTACGCGGTGGTGCGGCCGGAGGATTATAAAGTTCTGCTTATCTCGATTCCCCGGGACACCTATACCGAAATTATCGGCCATGACGGCGGCAAGAAGGACAAGATTACGCATGCATACGCTTTTGGCGGCCAGCAGATGGCGAAGGATACGCTGGAGGCGCTGCTTGGACATGATATTCAATACTATGCGACCATTAACTTTCAGGGCCTGAAGGATACCGTTGACGCCTTGGGCGGACTGCCGCTGCCGATTCAGAAGACGATCGAGAACAAAGGCAAAGACCATGAGAAATTTACGATTGTTGGCGGGAAGTCTTTTTATAACGGCGAGGAATCGCTTAATTATGTCCGATACCGCGAAGACAGCGACTTTAACCGCACGAAACGCCAGCAGGTATTCCTGGATGTGCTTGCGAACAAAATGCTGTCGCTTAACCAGATCGGCAATGTGTCGGAGCTGCTGAACATATTGGGTGATAATTTCAAGACTGACATGGAGCCTACGATGATTACCGACCTGGCCAAGAAGTTTCTGGGCGGTAAAGAGATGGACATTTCGAGCTTCACCGTTATGGGCGAGGGTACCCGTATTGACGGCGTCTATTATGATGTTGTAAACGATGAGGATCTGAACAAAGCGAAGGCAATGATTGACAACTGGATGAACGCCGGAACGCCGGTGGATCAGTTGATTGAGCCGGGAAAAGCGGGCGATGCGCTGGAAGCCAAGGCTACGTCGGCCGCCCACTAA
- the dnaB gene encoding replicative DNA helicase: MGGDLFFDRVPPQNLEAEQAVIGAILLQDEALIAAMERVNTEDFYDKPHQMIFEAMIQLGEENQPIDLVTLTAKLQDKGELETIGGVSYLAKLAHAVPTAANVDYYAQIIEEKAMLRRLIRTATQIVSEGYTGGEDVADMLSDAERRILEISNRRSGSGFIAIRDVLMEVFDRVEMLHQNKGGTSGIPSGFADLDRMTNGFQRNDLIIVAARPSVGKTAFALNIAQNVAVRARETVAIFSLEMSAAQLVQRMICAEANLDANIMRTGDFKSDDDWSKLTMGIASLSESEIYIDDTPGVTVADIRAKCRRLKKEKGLGMIVIDYLQLIQGRGKGGENRQQEVSDISRTLKQIARELDVPVIALSQLSRGVEQRQDKRPMMSDLRESGSIEQDADIVAFLYRDDYYNQETEKKNIIEIIIAKQRNGPVGTVELVFLKNFNKFVNYERAHSEPFAG, translated from the coding sequence ATGGGCGGAGATCTCTTTTTCGATCGGGTTCCCCCGCAGAATCTGGAAGCGGAGCAGGCGGTAATCGGCGCTATCCTGCTGCAGGATGAAGCGTTGATTGCCGCCATGGAGCGGGTGAATACCGAAGATTTCTACGACAAGCCGCATCAAATGATCTTTGAGGCGATGATACAGCTCGGAGAAGAGAACCAGCCGATTGATTTGGTTACCCTAACGGCCAAGCTTCAAGACAAGGGAGAGCTTGAGACAATCGGCGGGGTCAGCTATTTGGCCAAGCTTGCGCATGCGGTGCCAACGGCGGCCAATGTTGATTACTATGCGCAGATTATCGAAGAGAAGGCGATGCTGCGCAGGCTGATCCGGACCGCCACGCAGATCGTAAGCGAAGGGTATACCGGCGGCGAGGATGTCGCCGATATGCTGAGCGACGCCGAGCGGCGTATTCTGGAAATCTCCAACCGACGCAGCGGCAGCGGGTTCATCGCCATCCGCGACGTGCTGATGGAAGTGTTCGACCGGGTGGAGATGCTCCACCAGAACAAGGGAGGCACGTCCGGTATTCCTTCCGGCTTCGCCGACCTCGATCGGATGACCAACGGCTTCCAGCGCAATGATCTCATCATCGTCGCCGCACGTCCGTCGGTGGGCAAGACGGCTTTTGCGCTGAACATCGCCCAGAATGTGGCGGTGCGCGCCAGAGAGACGGTAGCCATCTTCAGTCTGGAAATGTCGGCCGCTCAGCTTGTGCAGCGGATGATCTGCGCCGAAGCGAATCTGGATGCGAACATCATGCGTACCGGCGACTTCAAGAGCGATGATGACTGGTCGAAGCTGACGATGGGCATTGCCTCGCTGTCGGAATCGGAAATCTATATTGACGACACGCCGGGTGTAACCGTCGCCGATATCCGGGCCAAATGCCGGAGGCTCAAGAAGGAAAAAGGGCTGGGCATGATCGTGATCGACTACCTCCAGCTCATTCAGGGCCGCGGCAAGGGCGGAGAGAACCGCCAGCAGGAGGTATCGGATATTTCGCGGACGCTGAAGCAGATCGCGCGGGAGCTGGATGTGCCGGTAATCGCCTTGTCCCAGCTCAGCCGGGGTGTGGAGCAGCGTCAGGACAAGCGGCCGATGATGTCGGACCTTCGGGAATCGGGCTCAATCGAGCAGGACGCTGATATTGTCGCGTTCTTATACCGGGATGATTACTACAATCAGGAGACCGAGAAGAAGAACATCATCGAGATTATTATCGCCAAACAGCGTAACGGCCCTGTCGGTACGGTAGAGCTGGTATTTCTGAAAAATTTCAACAAGTTCGTCAACTACGAGCGTGCTCACTCCGAACCGTTTGCAGGTTAA
- a CDS encoding M23 family metallopeptidase, which produces MKGLKLIRGLKKQQGEVSMPVTERNDDAGEGMMSAPVVHRSRRRLLLTWLAASAGIALLTVSFIGAHKYYVEANTEGYYRVLLHGNEIGTLSDKERLKVLFEEKRKEYQNKYPDEVMVLQTDGITTEAARGYKPVIDNEGTLDKLDGLLKAYAVGVQLVVDGKAVGIVKDQETAGAVLQGVKAYYISGKKEASDVPQLTKTAAALSAPASSEDKVESADIREQISIEPIKANPNKVLDVQKAVKLLTEGVEAPLVYTVHEGDTISSIATRYGITQQEIFQNNRDVKELTLQIGDELKLTVPQPPVTVVTTEKATEQIVTEPEVIVRTSELLPKGKMKVVRPGQTGLKEMQYRLTKENGEVVMEEWLGQTVLKAPLPEVVYRGTKVAYEASGSFAWPVSGAIISSSFGERWGRLHKGVDLVSGNRTIRAADAGTVTFAGVQSGYGNVVIINHGNGYDTYYGHLSKISVSVGQKLEQGFTIGIMGNTGRSTGTHLHFEIRKSGTAMNPLKYLQ; this is translated from the coding sequence GTGAAAGGATTGAAGTTAATACGCGGGCTGAAGAAGCAGCAAGGAGAAGTTTCCATGCCTGTGACTGAGCGGAATGACGATGCCGGGGAAGGCATGATGTCCGCTCCAGTGGTTCATAGATCGCGGCGGCGTCTGCTTCTGACATGGCTCGCGGCATCCGCCGGCATTGCGCTGCTCACGGTCTCGTTCATCGGGGCGCATAAGTATTATGTGGAAGCGAATACGGAGGGCTATTACCGGGTTCTGCTGCACGGCAATGAAATCGGGACACTCTCCGACAAGGAGCGGCTGAAGGTTTTATTTGAGGAGAAGCGCAAGGAGTATCAGAACAAATACCCGGACGAGGTTATGGTTCTGCAGACGGACGGCATCACTACCGAGGCGGCCAGAGGCTATAAGCCGGTGATCGACAACGAGGGAACGTTGGATAAATTGGACGGTCTGCTTAAAGCGTACGCCGTCGGCGTTCAACTGGTCGTAGACGGGAAAGCCGTCGGTATCGTCAAAGACCAGGAAACAGCCGGGGCTGTGCTTCAGGGAGTAAAAGCCTACTACATATCCGGGAAGAAAGAAGCATCCGACGTTCCGCAGCTGACCAAGACGGCGGCGGCGTTATCCGCCCCGGCCTCCTCAGAAGACAAGGTAGAGTCAGCGGATATACGTGAGCAAATATCCATCGAGCCGATAAAGGCCAACCCGAATAAGGTGCTGGATGTGCAGAAGGCGGTCAAGCTGCTTACCGAAGGCGTAGAGGCGCCGCTCGTGTATACAGTACATGAAGGAGACACGATCTCCAGTATTGCCACCCGATATGGAATTACGCAGCAGGAAATTTTCCAGAACAACCGGGACGTAAAGGAACTGACGCTGCAGATCGGAGACGAGCTTAAGCTGACGGTGCCGCAGCCGCCGGTTACCGTCGTAACGACGGAGAAGGCGACGGAGCAAATCGTGACGGAACCCGAAGTGATCGTGCGCACCAGCGAGCTTCTGCCCAAAGGCAAGATGAAGGTGGTGCGTCCGGGCCAGACAGGGCTGAAGGAGATGCAATACCGGCTGACCAAAGAGAACGGCGAGGTCGTCATGGAAGAATGGCTCGGACAGACGGTTCTCAAGGCTCCGCTGCCTGAGGTTGTATACCGAGGCACCAAGGTAGCCTATGAAGCTTCCGGATCATTCGCCTGGCCGGTTAGCGGTGCAATCATTTCCAGCAGCTTCGGCGAACGCTGGGGACGGCTGCATAAAGGGGTGGATCTTGTATCCGGCAATCGGACGATTAGGGCCGCCGACGCCGGGACGGTAACTTTTGCCGGAGTGCAGAGCGGTTACGGTAATGTTGTCATTATTAATCACGGCAACGGATATGATACGTACTATGGCCATTTAAGCAAAATCTCCGTTTCCGTCGGCCAGAAGCTGGAGCAGGGCTTCACGATCGGAATTATGGGCAATACCGGGCGATCCACGGGCACCCATCTTCATTTCGAAATTCGCAAAAGCGGCACAGCCATGAATCCGCTCAAATATTTGCAATAA
- the yycF gene encoding response regulator YycF produces the protein MGMGTILVVDDEQPIADILKFNLEKEGYEVVCAFDGISAVDLALSKRPDLMLLDLMLPGKDGMDVCREVRSAHLDIPIIMLTAKDGEIDKVLGLELGADDYVTKPFSTRELLARVKAQMRRQHKPAPAETQSEPDEGKQGVHHFDLFIDTDMYTVYKGGEPLDLTHREYELLYYMVRNAGKVMTREHLLQAVWGFEYFGDVRTVDVTIRRLREKIEENPSKPEYIFTRRGLGYLMHSPKSGGL, from the coding sequence ATGGGGATGGGAACGATTTTGGTCGTGGACGATGAACAGCCTATTGCCGATATTTTAAAGTTCAATTTGGAAAAAGAAGGGTACGAGGTCGTCTGCGCTTTTGACGGTATAAGCGCTGTGGACCTGGCCTTGTCCAAACGGCCCGATCTCATGCTGCTTGATCTCATGCTGCCCGGCAAGGACGGCATGGATGTATGCCGCGAGGTGCGGTCCGCCCATCTGGATATTCCGATCATCATGTTAACCGCCAAAGACGGGGAAATCGACAAGGTGCTGGGCCTTGAGCTTGGGGCGGACGATTATGTAACCAAGCCGTTCAGCACACGCGAGCTGCTTGCCCGGGTCAAAGCGCAGATGCGGCGCCAGCACAAGCCGGCTCCCGCCGAGACGCAGAGCGAACCGGATGAAGGCAAGCAGGGCGTTCACCATTTCGATTTGTTTATAGATACCGACATGTATACGGTCTACAAGGGCGGGGAACCGCTTGATCTGACGCACCGCGAGTACGAACTGCTCTATTATATGGTCCGCAACGCCGGGAAGGTCATGACAAGGGAGCATTTGCTTCAGGCGGTCTGGGGATTTGAATATTTCGGAGACGTGCGGACGGTCGATGTGACGATCCGGCGGCTGAGAGAGAAAATCGAAGAGAACCCGAGCAAGCCGGAATATATATTTACACGGCGCGGGCTTGGATATTTGATGCACAGTCCCAAAAGCGGAGGATTGTGA
- a CDS encoding MazG-like family protein, translated as MPKDLDVAKRAKVIEWLKTEVIDQVSRLFKALWEGSTARVSDSLASLIMSSYILGRRLGISYRDMDEVLLEKLRKHRQEGHQLEDWYQDISALEEHMRKR; from the coding sequence ATGCCGAAGGATTTGGATGTAGCCAAGCGGGCCAAGGTCATCGAATGGCTGAAGACCGAAGTCATCGACCAGGTTTCCAGGCTGTTTAAAGCACTGTGGGAAGGCAGTACCGCCCGTGTCAGCGACAGCTTGGCGAGTTTGATTATGAGCTCTTATATTCTTGGCCGCAGGCTTGGCATTTCGTACCGTGATATGGACGAGGTGCTGCTGGAGAAGCTGAGGAAGCACCGGCAGGAAGGCCATCAGCTGGAAGATTGGTATCAGGATATATCTGCGTTAGAAGAACATATGCGTAAGAGGTGA
- a CDS encoding CBS domain-containing protein, whose translation MNIAFFLLPKQEVACVTLDSTLRQTLERMEHHRYTAIPILSSNGEYAGTVTEGDLLWYMKDSHGKVTFDNASKFLLKDVPLRMNNKPVSIDADMEDLINLAKVQNFVPVVDDMNRFIGIVRRSQIIEYCEKFVSRQSLESL comes from the coding sequence ATGAATATTGCGTTTTTTTTGCTTCCGAAGCAGGAGGTGGCCTGCGTTACGCTGGATTCCACTCTGCGCCAGACACTTGAGCGGATGGAGCATCACAGATACACCGCTATTCCGATCCTAAGCAGCAATGGCGAGTACGCCGGTACAGTGACAGAAGGAGATCTGCTCTGGTACATGAAGGATTCGCATGGGAAGGTCACTTTTGACAATGCGTCGAAATTTTTGCTGAAGGATGTTCCGCTGCGGATGAACAACAAGCCGGTGTCCATCGACGCGGATATGGAAGATTTGATTAATCTGGCCAAGGTTCAGAATTTTGTGCCGGTTGTTGACGACATGAACCGCTTCATTGGGATTGTCCGCCGCAGCCAAATCATCGAGTACTGCGAGAAGTTTGTATCCCGTCAATCATTGGAATCTTTGTAA
- the rplI gene encoding 50S ribosomal protein L9, which translates to MKVIFIKDVKGQGKKGQIKEVSEGYATNFLLPRGMARPATEGNMKTLENQAAAEQRRKEQEKEEAQQLGEKLSGLALTMKAKAGEGGRLFGAITSKQIAEALAKANGITIDKRKIELDEPIRHLGTTQVQVKLHTEVKAVLKVQVTEE; encoded by the coding sequence ATGAAAGTTATATTCATTAAAGACGTTAAAGGTCAAGGCAAGAAGGGGCAAATCAAAGAGGTATCGGAAGGCTATGCAACTAACTTCCTGCTGCCGCGGGGCATGGCCCGTCCGGCAACCGAAGGGAATATGAAGACGCTGGAGAATCAGGCCGCTGCCGAGCAGCGCCGTAAGGAACAGGAGAAAGAGGAGGCCCAGCAGCTTGGAGAGAAGCTGAGCGGGCTTGCGCTTACGATGAAAGCAAAAGCTGGAGAGGGCGGCCGGCTGTTCGGCGCCATTACAAGTAAGCAGATTGCTGAAGCGCTGGCGAAGGCTAACGGAATCACCATCGACAAGCGCAAAATCGAGCTGGACGAACCGATTCGTCATCTTGGCACGACGCAGGTCCAGGTGAAACTCCATACGGAAGTCAAGGCTGTGCTGAAGGTTCAGGTAACGGAGGAGTAA
- a CDS encoding DUF2812 domain-containing protein: MAQKRILNLSVMPDHLEQWLNDQASKGYRLARTSNLFYIFEDCEPSRYMYHVEFAADYTSKELKAYRESLTGAGIRTLTKNINFGKFAIGNVRYRPYGRRGASFASSPGNMNAELLIMEKYNDGLPFKVNTDRQVQIMYYQKIRSAFAVVAILLLLTALFGRPNLPRSWEGVNVMEAALKAVLVLICIPFASAAVRYSRKIGALKREK, translated from the coding sequence ATGGCTCAGAAAAGGATACTTAATCTCTCAGTTATGCCCGATCATCTGGAACAATGGCTGAACGATCAGGCCTCAAAGGGGTATCGGCTCGCGAGAACCTCGAACCTGTTCTATATCTTTGAAGATTGCGAGCCTTCCCGTTACATGTACCATGTTGAGTTTGCCGCAGACTACACATCGAAGGAGCTGAAGGCATACAGGGAATCGTTGACGGGAGCCGGAATTCGGACTTTGACCAAAAATATCAATTTTGGCAAATTCGCTATCGGAAACGTGCGGTATAGACCTTATGGAAGACGGGGCGCATCCTTTGCGTCCTCTCCAGGGAATATGAACGCCGAGCTGTTGATTATGGAAAAGTATAACGACGGGCTGCCTTTTAAAGTCAACACGGACAGGCAGGTACAAATCATGTACTACCAAAAGATCCGCAGCGCTTTTGCGGTAGTGGCCATCTTGCTGCTTCTTACAGCGCTCTTCGGCAGGCCCAATCTGCCCCGTTCATGGGAAGGGGTTAACGTGATGGAAGCTGCTTTGAAGGCGGTGCTTGTTCTGATTTGTATCCCTTTTGCCAGCGCCGCCGTCAGATATTCCCGAAAGATTGGAGCACTGAAGAGGGAAAAGTGA
- a CDS encoding adenylosuccinate synthase yields the protein MSTVVVVGTQWGDEGKGKITDFLAESADVVARYQGGNNAGHTILIDGKKFKLSLIPSGVFYKEKTCVIGNGMVINPAALIDEINYIHENGFDTENLVISDRAHVIMPYHMVLDALEEDRKGPNKIGTTRKGIGPAYMDKAARNGIRIADLMDAEEFELKLRHLMNEKNQVITQVYGGEPLDVEETLKQYLEYAEVLRRYVTDTSVVLNNAIDADSKVLFEGAQGVMLDIDQGTYPFVTSSNPSAGGVCIGSGVGPSKIKQVIGVAKSYTTRVGDGPFPTELNDEIGDLIRETGHEYGTVTGRPRRVGWFDSVVVRHARRVSGLTGLSLNSLDVLSGLKTVKICTGYKYRGEVITHYPASLKMLAECEAVYEELPGWDEDITSAKTLDDLPENTRKYVERVSELTGIPIAIFSVGRNRNQTNQVLPIYE from the coding sequence ATGTCAACGGTAGTCGTTGTGGGAACACAATGGGGAGACGAAGGCAAGGGCAAAATCACGGACTTTCTGGCAGAGAGCGCAGATGTGGTCGCCCGTTATCAAGGGGGCAACAATGCCGGCCACACGATTCTGATTGACGGCAAGAAATTCAAGCTCAGCCTGATTCCGTCGGGCGTCTTCTATAAAGAAAAGACTTGTGTCATCGGTAACGGCATGGTGATCAACCCGGCCGCCCTGATTGATGAAATCAATTATATCCACGAGAACGGATTTGATACAGAAAATCTGGTCATCAGCGACCGCGCCCATGTCATCATGCCTTATCACATGGTGCTGGATGCGCTCGAGGAAGACCGCAAGGGGCCGAACAAAATCGGAACGACCCGCAAGGGCATCGGCCCGGCGTATATGGACAAAGCAGCCCGCAATGGCATTCGGATCGCCGATCTGATGGATGCCGAAGAATTCGAGCTTAAGCTGCGTCATTTGATGAATGAGAAGAATCAGGTTATCACCCAAGTATACGGTGGAGAGCCGCTTGATGTGGAAGAGACTTTGAAGCAGTATCTGGAATATGCGGAAGTGCTGCGCCGCTATGTGACGGACACTTCGGTCGTGCTGAACAACGCCATCGACGCGGATAGCAAGGTGCTGTTCGAAGGCGCTCAAGGCGTTATGCTCGACATCGACCAAGGAACCTATCCGTTCGTAACGTCCTCCAATCCGTCCGCAGGCGGTGTCTGCATCGGCTCCGGCGTAGGGCCTTCGAAGATCAAGCAGGTCATCGGAGTAGCCAAATCGTATACGACGCGTGTCGGCGACGGTCCGTTTCCGACCGAGCTGAACGATGAAATCGGCGATCTAATCCGCGAGACCGGCCATGAATACGGCACCGTTACCGGACGTCCGCGCCGGGTCGGCTGGTTCGACAGCGTCGTTGTCCGCCATGCCCGCCGTGTCAGCGGTCTGACCGGGCTGTCCCTGAACTCGCTGGACGTGCTGAGCGGCCTGAAGACGGTTAAGATTTGCACTGGCTATAAATATCGCGGGGAGGTTATTACCCATTATCCCGCAAGCCTGAAAATGCTGGCCGAATGCGAAGCCGTCTACGAAGAACTGCCGGGCTGGGATGAGGATATTACCTCGGCCAAGACGCTGGACGATCTGCCGGAGAACACGCGCAAGTATGTGGAGCGCGTATCCGAGCTGACCGGCATTCCGATCGCGATCTTCTCGGTCGGACGCAACCGCAACCAGACGAACCAAGTTCTGCCGATTTACGAATAA
- a CDS encoding DHH family phosphoesterase: protein MPKFLQKRWHGYHTVWAFLLLLVLIIIVSVYNWVLGVICLFLAGTLCFTMLKAEISFRRNLVEYINGLSFRIKRVEGEAIGTLPLGIILYGEDRAVEWNNRYAGSVFARKSLVNEPLQELLPDLVPLAGGGAPAKREAGKEGIQKEIRAEIKVDERYYQAVVIPSERLLYLYEITELIDLRQRYEEEKLALGILLMDNLDEAAQGMDDQQRTSLIAKVTSEITDWAKQFEVYLRRLSSERYMMLLNYRSLQALEESRFLILDEVREMTADLKVPMTLSIGLAYGAESASELGALAQSSLDMALGRGGDQAAVKAGQRLSFYGGKTNAAEKRTRVRARVIAHALRDLIQESDRVIIMGHRNPDIDAVGASIGLLRAAQMYNVEADIVLEGPNPSITRMLEQIRRDEELYGSFVTTEQALQMMTEHTLLIVVDTHKASMTMEPRLVQYASRIVVVDHHRRGEEFINEAVLVYLEPYASSTCELVTELLQYIHEKVKLSTLEATMLLAGITVDTKHFALHTGSRTFEAAGFLRRLGADTILIQRMLKEDLQEYISKAEIIKHARMVYDHIALVVTAPGMKIPQLLIAQTADTLLGMTNVLASFVISERPDGLIGISARSLGRMNVQVVMEKLGGGGHLTNAAVQLEGTSKEAEARLLQVLAEIEAKEGLFE, encoded by the coding sequence ATGCCAAAATTTCTGCAAAAACGCTGGCACGGCTATCACACCGTCTGGGCGTTCTTGCTGCTGCTGGTCCTTATTATTATTGTCAGCGTCTATAATTGGGTCCTGGGTGTCATCTGCCTGTTTTTGGCCGGGACGCTGTGCTTCACAATGCTTAAGGCCGAAATATCGTTCCGGCGCAATCTTGTGGAATACATTAACGGCCTCTCTTTCCGCATCAAGCGGGTGGAAGGCGAAGCGATCGGAACGCTGCCGCTGGGCATTATTCTATACGGTGAGGACCGCGCGGTGGAATGGAACAACCGCTATGCAGGGAGCGTTTTTGCGCGCAAATCGCTGGTGAACGAGCCGCTCCAGGAACTGCTGCCGGATTTGGTTCCCCTCGCCGGCGGCGGCGCTCCTGCGAAACGGGAAGCAGGCAAGGAGGGAATCCAGAAGGAAATCCGCGCGGAAATCAAAGTTGACGAGCGCTATTACCAGGCTGTCGTTATTCCAAGCGAGAGGCTTCTGTATTTATATGAAATCACCGAGCTGATCGATCTGCGGCAGCGGTACGAGGAAGAGAAGCTGGCTCTAGGCATTCTGCTGATGGATAACCTGGATGAGGCCGCGCAGGGAATGGACGATCAACAGCGGACTTCGCTGATCGCCAAGGTAACGAGCGAAATTACTGATTGGGCTAAGCAGTTTGAGGTTTATCTGCGCCGCCTTTCCTCGGAGCGTTATATGATGCTGCTGAATTACCGCAGCCTGCAGGCGCTGGAAGAGAGCCGATTCCTTATCCTGGACGAGGTACGGGAAATGACGGCTGATCTGAAGGTGCCGATGACGCTGAGCATCGGTCTGGCCTACGGAGCGGAGTCGGCGAGCGAGCTCGGCGCTCTGGCTCAGTCGAGTCTGGATATGGCGCTTGGAAGGGGCGGCGATCAGGCGGCTGTTAAGGCGGGCCAGCGGCTGTCGTTCTACGGCGGCAAGACCAATGCGGCGGAGAAGCGCACACGGGTGCGGGCGCGCGTCATCGCTCATGCCCTGCGCGATTTGATTCAGGAAAGCGACCGGGTCATCATTATGGGGCACCGCAATCCCGATATCGACGCCGTGGGAGCCTCTATCGGCCTGCTCCGCGCAGCTCAAATGTATAACGTGGAAGCCGATATCGTGCTTGAAGGGCCGAATCCTTCCATTACACGCATGCTTGAGCAGATCCGAAGAGACGAAGAGCTGTACGGCTCTTTCGTCACGACAGAGCAGGCGCTGCAGATGATGACCGAGCATACGCTGCTGATCGTAGTCGATACGCATAAGGCTTCGATGACGATGGAGCCGCGGCTTGTTCAATACGCCAGCCGGATTGTCGTTGTCGATCATCACCGGCGGGGCGAGGAGTTTATCAACGAAGCGGTGCTTGTCTATCTGGAGCCGTATGCGTCTTCCACTTGCGAGCTGGTAACGGAGCTGCTGCAATACATCCATGAGAAGGTCAAACTCAGCACACTGGAAGCGACCATGCTGCTTGCCGGCATTACGGTGGACACGAAGCATTTTGCCCTTCATACGGGGTCGCGGACGTTCGAGGCTGCGGGCTTCCTGCGCCGGCTTGGCGCCGATACCATTCTGATTCAGCGGATGCTGAAGGAAGATTTGCAGGAGTACATCTCGAAAGCGGAAATTATCAAGCATGCCCGCATGGTCTATGATCATATTGCGCTGGTGGTCACAGCGCCTGGCATGAAAATACCGCAGCTCCTGATCGCCCAGACGGCGGATACGCTGCTGGGCATGACCAATGTGCTCGCCTCCTTTGTAATCAGCGAGCGTCCGGACGGCCTGATCGGCATTAGCGCCCGTTCGCTAGGGCGGATGAATGTACAGGTCGTCATGGAGAAGCTGGGCGGCGGCGGACATTTGACTAATGCGGCCGTACAGCTTGAAGGAACTAGCAAGGAAGCAGAGGCCAGACTGCTGCAGGTGCTGGCGGAAATCGAAGCGAAAGAGGGTCTGTTCGAATGA